Sequence from the Clostridium botulinum genome:
TATAAACTATTCAATTACAATTTACTAGATATATTTATCATTAAAAATATTTTAAAGCAATAAAAAATACAGGTACTCTATAAACACCTATATCTAAAAAATTAATCCTATACTATTATAAAATTAAGAAGCTATAGAGATTTCTTAAATCTCTATAGCTTCTTAATTATTTTTTTCTTTCAACTTATATAATTATTGGCAAGTAGCTTTTAGGGATCAACTACTAAGAACCCTATATTTTATAAACCTTTATAAAATATTGTTATTATATTATCACGTTATTCACCTTTTCTTAAATTACTGCATAAAAAAAGGTTATAAGAAAATCTTATAACCTTTAAAAATCATAAATTATCTTCTATTATTTTGTGCTTTCTTAGCTCTTCTACAAGCTGCACATCTTACAGGTTCGTTGTCGAATCCTTTTTCTTTGTAGAATTCTTGTTCTCCTACTGAGAATACGAATTCTTCTCCACAATCTTTACATACTAATATTTTATCTTCCATGTTAAATTCCTCCTTAAATTTTAAAGACTAATATTGATTTATATAATTCTCTAAAAGGAGAAATCTACACATCTCTAATAAATCTTTTTTAATAATATATTAATTATAACAATTTTTAATTTCAATTGCAAGCTTTATTTTAAACTTTTATAGTTTTTATTTAATATAGTGTCTAATTTAATTATTTATAAGTGTCCATGGTTTTTCAATATTACTTATTAAACTATTATGAGTACTAATAAGATTTTTTAAATTTATTTCTAATTGTTTAACACTAAGTACTTTTGCTTCATAATCATTCTTAGTCATCATTCCATGCTCTACACTTGCCTTCGCAAATTCTAACTTTTTATTAGTAGATTTTATTGTTTCCTTAAGATTATCAATTGTATTTTCTAAATTAATTACTGCTGCATAAGTTTCTTTTAGTCCATTTTTTAGACTCTTTTTAGAATCTTCTAATTTCACTTTCCCTTCATCCACATTATGCATTCCATCTAAATAAGATTCATATCTGTTTAAATGTTTTACATAAGTTTCTACCTCACTTTTATATTTCATAAGTGCAACTGCATAACTTCCATAATCCACGCTTACATTTATCTTCCCCTCTTCCCCTTCAGTCTTTGTAATATAATTTGATGCTGAAGGTGATGATGGGGTATCTTCGTCAAGTATATCATCTACACCATCTTCTTTAATGTCTTTAAAACAATCTTCTGTAATTTCTAAAATTTCTTCATTATAATGTAAATACTTATCTATTTTATCATCTAAATAATTGTCTATTGAATTTCCTATACTAACTTTATCATAATTAATATTTTGATCAAAATTACTATTAGACAAATCTAATCCAGTTAAAATCCCCAAGTATTCTTTATTAATATTTAGTAAATTTTGTTTAGATTCAATGTTGTCTTTTAAAGATTTTATTTCTAATTCTCTATCTTCCAAATCATTAAATTTATATTTACCTATTTCAGCTTTAACTCTTAAATAATATAAATCATTATTTTTAATTTGTACACTTTCATTTAAATTGTCTATTTCCATTTGTTTTATAACTATATTATTATACATATCAGTAATTTTACTAGCAATCTGATCTTCTAAAAACTTCTTTGACTCTTCAGATTGATCCTTTAAAATTTTTAATTGATGATATTTAAAATCTAGTAATTGTTCATCAACAACATCATCATTAACCTCTTCATAAAAGTCATTTGCACTTTTTTGAAACTTTATTTTATCTCTATAGTATTTAATATCTTTTGTTTTTAATTCTAATTTATCACTATTATTAATAGCTGCATTTATTACTTTATCAAGCGTTATAATAGAACTTGTACTTGAAACTTCATTATTCATTTTAATTTCATTGGCAAAAGCATAAGTATAATTTGTACTTATAATTCCTATGCTAATAAAAAACGTAATTATTCTTTTAACATTTTTCTTCATTTATATCTCCCACCTAAAAATAATATTATATTTTAATATTAAAAATAATTTAACTTAATTTATACTTACTAATGCATCATCTTCTACTTCCTCTTTAGATTCGTCTAAAGCCCTATATCTTTTATATGCAATACTAATACTATAAGATGATACGCCTACAATTAGCCAAAAGACCGTATACTTAAAACTTGAATTTAAATATGGTAATACTACATCCCATCCTATTGCCTTTAAGTTCAGCGCCTTTAATGGAATAGCTACATGTATTATTGGTAAAAATACCTTAACCCACCTAACTAAATTTTCCGGAATCATATATAATGGATATGCTACCCCTGATAAAAGAACAAATATCATATTTAACATTAAATAACCTTGTTCAAAATATGCAGCATTATCTATAAATGCTGCAAATACAAAACTTATTGCCATAAGACTAAAGAAAAATGCATACATTAAAACTGCATAAATAAGTATATCTCCCCTCAAAGGTAAATCAAATAATTTTCTTATTATAAATAATCCTGTAAAACTTGCTATCACAGATACTGTTGATATTATTAATGTTCTAACAATAATATCTAACACACTCATTATAAATTGTTTTGATTTAAACTTTATTGTTACAAATTCTTTCTTTTTTCTTTTCAAAAGTGGTAATGAAAATTTAGTCAAAAAAAACATCTGCATTACTACTGGTGCAATGGTATATAGCATATTTCTTGTGTATCCGCCTTGTGGTTCATAAACTAAACGTTCTGCATATGAAAATGTCCCCATAGTTGATTTTACAACTGAATCATACATATTATTTCCTTGCATCATTTTCATTTGAACCCCAGCATTTAATGTACCAATCACCGAACCACTATAACTTAAAGCATTACCGCCGATTAACATATTAGTGTCATCTATTAAAAACATTACATTTGGTGATTTTTTCATTGCCATATCTATACTAAAATCTTTTGGAATTACTATTCCCGCATTTATTTTTTTTGAATTTATAGCTTCTTCTAAATCTGACTCTGATTCTGCATAATATATTACATCTAAGCCTGGATGATTCTGAAGTTGAGATATAATGTTTCTAGACAATGCTGAATTATCATTATCAAAAATTCCATATGGGATGTTCTCAACAAAAACATTGCTATATACATATCCCAAAAGTAATAATGCAACTAGAGGTGTAATAAATGCAGTAATTATGTTTCCTAATTCTTCTTTAATTATCCTAAACATATTCACTATGCAATCACCTCACTTGGAATTTTTTCAACATTCTTCTTTATTTTTTTATGTGATGTCACATATATTAAAGAAACCAATGCAATCATAATTAACGAAAATTTAACTAACCAAATGATATGATCTAAAACATCATTAATTCCATATCCTAAAAGAGCAATATCTCTAATAGGCATTAAAAAATGAGTATTAGGCAAATAATCTTTTATTTTTGAAAATATTTCAGGCATTGCTATTACTGGATACGTATATCCACTTAAAAGCAATGTAAGTGCTACTATACTACATGAAGATATTGCTTTATGTTTATCACCTTTTTGTGATATATTAAGAAACACACCAAAAAAAGCAGTTCCAATATTACAAAATAATGCTAATACTATTCCCCCACTTATCGTCCCTCTATATGGTATTCCAAATTGTTTTACTAAAATTGCCGAGCATATAAAAGCACATATTGTTCCAAGTATGGCTATAATTATTCCCTTTAATATTAACTTTATATAACTTTTATTTTCACTAATTGATGCTCCAACTACTGCTACCCCTACTTCAATTACAGTTAAAATAAGTCCTTGAACCATAAATATAGCCATATTATTTGTAGGATTCCCCATTAATCTATATGAATATCCCATGGGAGCTATTACGCTCTTAGCCATTTGTGGATTTAATCCAAATTTTCCTTCTGCAATTCCCATTAAATAACCACTTTTTATAGTATTTAACACCTCTGCTATTTTCCCCTTAGAAACACTTGACGTTGATGTCATAGTACCATCGTAAAATGTCATTATTTTAGCAGATTTTCCATTAAGTATATCCTCTGAAAAGTTCTCTGGAATTAATATTCCTGTTGCTGCTTGCCCTTTATCTAAAGCTTCTTTAATATCCTCATTATCTTCACTATATTTAATAACATTAAATACCTCATTTTGAGAAATCATATCTACTAAATTTTGTGCTGTATGAGAAGTATCATGATTAACTATAACTGTTGGTACCTGTGATACTGGTAATTTAGAAAATTCCATACCAAATATATACGTAATACCTATAGATATTAAAAAAAGCATTATAATTGGTGCACATATATATTTATGTTTTTTTATAAAACCATAAAAAATTTTTAATATATTTTTTAAAGCGCATATAGGCTTACATTTATATAAAAATGAGTTTTTTATCTTTTTTATTGTGTTATTCTTTAGATTATCTATCTTTTGAAAAATATCACTAAACTCTATCTTCATATTTATCACATCACTTTCCAAAATCAACAAAAGCTGTCATGCCGGCTCTAAGATTTATCTCAGTATTATCTAAATCTTCAAACTCAACTTTGACACCATATGATAATATGTCAAAATCGCCATTATCATTCGTTGCTTTTTTAGTGGCAAAATCAGCATTTTTATTTATCTGAACTACCTTTCCATTAAATACTTTATCACCATAAGCAGAAAGTTTTATTGCAACATTTTGATTCAGCTCTACCTTAGCAAGATTTGTTTCTTTTATGTTACATGTTATTGATGGCTCAACAGTTTCAGTAATAACTGCTACTGGCATACCTGATGAAACCATATCACCATTGCTTACATTTATTTTTGTTACAATACCATCTGTTGGTGATGTTAATGTTGTATATCCTAAGCTCACTTTAATTTGTTCTAATGATGCCTGAGCTTGTTTCAACTGACCTTGTGCTGCTGCAACCCCTGCTGTTGCTTGATCTACTTGCGCTTGTACAGCCGCAATAGTTTCTGCTGTAGCCCCTGCCTTAGCAAGCTCATATTGATTTATTGATGAATCTAAATTACATTTAACAGCATCTAAATTTGCTTGAGTTTCTCCACCAATATCGTATAGTGCTTTTACCCTTTCGTAGTTTGCTTCTGCTAATTTATATGCACTTTCTAATTGATTAAGTTGTTGTTCTCTAGTACCATTTTTAGTTTCTTGAAGCTTTGCTTCT
This genomic interval carries:
- a CDS encoding zinc-ribbon domain-containing protein; protein product: MEDKILVCKDCGEEFVFSVGEQEFYKEKGFDNEPVRCAACRRAKKAQNNRR
- a CDS encoding TolC family protein, whose product is MKKNVKRIITFFISIGIISTNYTYAFANEIKMNNEVSSTSSIITLDKVINAAINNSDKLELKTKDIKYYRDKIKFQKSANDFYEEVNDDVVDEQLLDFKYHQLKILKDQSEESKKFLEDQIASKITDMYNNIVIKQMEIDNLNESVQIKNNDLYYLRVKAEIGKYKFNDLEDRELEIKSLKDNIESKQNLLNINKEYLGILTGLDLSNSNFDQNINYDKVSIGNSIDNYLDDKIDKYLHYNEEILEITEDCFKDIKEDGVDDILDEDTPSSPSASNYITKTEGEEGKINVSVDYGSYAVALMKYKSEVETYVKHLNRYESYLDGMHNVDEGKVKLEDSKKSLKNGLKETYAAVINLENTIDNLKETIKSTNKKLEFAKASVEHGMMTKNDYEAKVLSVKQLEINLKNLISTHNSLISNIEKPWTLINN
- a CDS encoding ABC transporter permease; translation: MFRIIKEELGNIITAFITPLVALLLLGYVYSNVFVENIPYGIFDNDNSALSRNIISQLQNHPGLDVIYYAESESDLEEAINSKKINAGIVIPKDFSIDMAMKKSPNVMFLIDDTNMLIGGNALSYSGSVIGTLNAGVQMKMMQGNNMYDSVVKSTMGTFSYAERLVYEPQGGYTRNMLYTIAPVVMQMFFLTKFSLPLLKRKKKEFVTIKFKSKQFIMSVLDIIVRTLIISTVSVIASFTGLFIIRKLFDLPLRGDILIYAVLMYAFFFSLMAISFVFAAFIDNAAYFEQGYLMLNMIFVLLSGVAYPLYMIPENLVRWVKVFLPIIHVAIPLKALNLKAIGWDVVLPYLNSSFKYTVFWLIVGVSSYSISIAYKRYRALDESKEEVEDDALVSIN
- a CDS encoding ABC transporter permease, with product MKIEFSDIFQKIDNLKNNTIKKIKNSFLYKCKPICALKNILKIFYGFIKKHKYICAPIIMLFLISIGITYIFGMEFSKLPVSQVPTVIVNHDTSHTAQNLVDMISQNEVFNVIKYSEDNEDIKEALDKGQAATGILIPENFSEDILNGKSAKIMTFYDGTMTSTSSVSKGKIAEVLNTIKSGYLMGIAEGKFGLNPQMAKSVIAPMGYSYRLMGNPTNNMAIFMVQGLILTVIEVGVAVVGASISENKSYIKLILKGIIIAILGTICAFICSAILVKQFGIPYRGTISGGIVLALFCNIGTAFFGVFLNISQKGDKHKAISSCSIVALTLLLSGYTYPVIAMPEIFSKIKDYLPNTHFLMPIRDIALLGYGINDVLDHIIWLVKFSLIMIALVSLIYVTSHKKIKKNVEKIPSEVIA
- a CDS encoding HlyD family secretion protein, with amino-acid sequence MNTKKIIALLSSTLLLGLFNGCNLPLANITGEKIAAAESSLMVQANVSMDESNINSLTGGKIKEVSVNEGDIVKKGQVLATIDSDAILVQKQAAEAAIETITAQISSAEAGKRAAEAKLQETKNGTREQQLNQLESAYKLAEANYERVKALYDIGGETQANLDAVKCNLDSSINQYELAKAGATAETIAAVQAQVDQATAGVAAAQGQLKQAQASLEQIKVSLGYTTLTSPTDGIVTKINVSNGDMVSSGMPVAVITETVEPSITCNIKETNLAKVELNQNVAIKLSAYGDKVFNGKVVQINKNADFATKKATNDNGDFDILSYGVKVEFEDLDNTEINLRAGMTAFVDFGK